A stretch of Pseudomonas sp. CCC3.1 DNA encodes these proteins:
- a CDS encoding PQQ-binding-like beta-propeller repeat protein — protein sequence MTAQLYAVDADTGKPCENFGKNGVVDVNQWNKVNAKWPLSQLQPPTVIGDKLIVGWAGKDWEYEVESPGSLFALNARTGELEWEFKPIPDDEALKTGTANIWTAMSYDPALGLLYIPVSSPSPNYWGGNRTQPIPLGTSTTALDINTGKVVWSRQWVHHDIWDYDINSAPTLMDITVNGKPVAALVQATKMGFLFTVDRRTGEDVWPIEERPVPKGEADGEVYSPTQPFPTKPAPLLDQSKKPAIWKIADIVGFGQCTKMWDGLEYNGMYSPPGLKGNGVLAYPDSAGGVQWGGVAFDPVSQVAIVNTSHIVQMIKLWDRASYDKQPKDAGNENGFYPQIGAPYGMSLLNAQNWAGMPCWAPPFGELVAIDMHTGDVKWRRPMGAVQQWGWYMPADMGSPTIGGPAVTAGGVVFIGASMDAKVRAYSLDDGKELWSDIVMAPAVANPAVYEYKGKQYVAFVAGGNSIMKDQVGDQVVVYALPK from the coding sequence ATGACTGCGCAGCTCTACGCGGTCGATGCTGACACCGGCAAGCCGTGCGAAAACTTCGGCAAAAACGGCGTGGTGGATGTTAACCAGTGGAACAAAGTCAACGCCAAATGGCCGTTGTCGCAGTTGCAGCCGCCCACCGTTATCGGTGACAAGCTGATCGTCGGCTGGGCCGGTAAAGACTGGGAATATGAAGTCGAATCGCCAGGTTCGCTGTTTGCCCTGAACGCCCGCACGGGCGAGCTGGAATGGGAATTCAAGCCGATCCCTGATGACGAAGCCCTGAAAACCGGCACGGCCAACATCTGGACCGCCATGTCATATGACCCGGCCCTCGGGTTGCTGTACATCCCCGTGTCCTCACCGTCGCCCAACTACTGGGGCGGCAATCGGACACAACCGATTCCTCTCGGCACCTCGACCACCGCACTCGACATCAACACCGGCAAAGTGGTGTGGTCACGTCAGTGGGTTCACCACGACATCTGGGACTACGACATCAACTCTGCCCCGACCCTGATGGACATCACCGTCAATGGCAAACCTGTGGCGGCGCTGGTTCAGGCGACCAAAATGGGCTTCCTGTTCACGGTTGACCGCCGTACCGGTGAAGACGTGTGGCCGATTGAAGAACGCCCTGTACCAAAAGGTGAGGCTGACGGCGAAGTCTACTCACCGACCCAGCCCTTCCCGACCAAGCCTGCTCCGTTGCTGGATCAGTCGAAAAAACCGGCTATCTGGAAAATCGCTGACATTGTCGGCTTTGGCCAATGCACCAAAATGTGGGACGGCCTGGAATACAACGGTATGTACTCGCCGCCTGGCCTCAAAGGCAACGGCGTGCTGGCCTACCCGGACAGCGCCGGTGGCGTGCAGTGGGGCGGTGTAGCGTTCGACCCGGTCAGCCAGGTCGCCATCGTCAACACCTCGCACATCGTGCAAATGATCAAGTTGTGGGATCGCGCCTCATACGACAAACAGCCTAAAGACGCTGGCAACGAAAACGGTTTCTACCCGCAGATTGGCGCGCCTTATGGCATGTCATTGTTGAACGCGCAGAACTGGGCCGGCATGCCGTGCTGGGCTCCGCCGTTCGGTGAACTGGTGGCCATCGACATGCACACCGGTGACGTGAAATGGCGTCGTCCGATGGGTGCGGTCCAGCAGTGGGGCTGGTACATGCCTGCCGACATGGGCTCGCCAACCATTGGCGGCCCGGCAGTGACGGCCGGTGGCGTGGTGTTCATCGGTGCATCGATGGACGCCAAGGTTCGCGCCTACTCACTGGATGACGGCAAAGAACTGTGGTCGGACATCGTAATGGCGCCAGCCGTCGCCAACCCTGCCGTGTACGAATACAAAGGCAAGCAATACGTGGCCTTTGTCGCGGGCGGCAACTCGATCATGAAAGATCAAGTGGGCGACCAAGTCGTGGTGTACGCACTGCCGAAGTAG
- a CDS encoding PQQ-binding-like beta-propeller repeat protein, giving the protein MSGIKKHLLTAPALCMLAGMSTAHADTPYVVPSPILAESSISAEDAKLPLPTGKEWDSFHGQLSSQKYSPLTQINKDNVGQLKKVWQYFTGDMSDGTGKIPATVWSATPIFANDTLYIGTPFYRIIALDPESGKEKWTFDTKSALVADTQPALKSRGVAYWQEKTRKRAWRVRKSCTWAT; this is encoded by the coding sequence ATGAGCGGAATCAAAAAACACCTTCTGACAGCACCTGCCCTGTGCATGCTGGCGGGCATGTCAACAGCCCATGCAGACACGCCTTACGTGGTTCCATCGCCCATTCTCGCTGAGTCGAGCATCTCTGCCGAAGACGCCAAACTGCCTCTGCCGACGGGTAAAGAGTGGGACAGCTTTCATGGCCAACTGAGTTCGCAAAAGTACTCACCGCTAACACAAATCAACAAGGACAACGTCGGGCAGTTGAAGAAGGTCTGGCAGTATTTCACCGGCGACATGTCTGATGGCACCGGCAAAATCCCTGCGACCGTCTGGTCCGCCACCCCGATTTTTGCCAACGACACGCTGTACATCGGCACGCCTTTTTACCGGATCATCGCGCTCGATCCCGAGTCGGGCAAAGAGAAGTGGACCTTTGATACCAAGTCCGCCTTAGTCGCCGATACACAGCCCGCGCTGAAGTCTCGCGGCGTGGCTTACTGGCAGGAAAAAACCCGCAAGCGGGCGTGGCGTGTCAGAAAGTCGTGTACCTGGGCAACATGA